From the genome of Motilibacter peucedani, one region includes:
- a CDS encoding glycosyltransferase family 2 protein, giving the protein MTQTPELAEPAGSDWPAVSVVVPTVDRPEWMKRAVEAIIGQDYPGTVECIVVFDGTEPRLPEVELPEGRTLRAAVNTRTRGLAGNRNSGYLVATGELVCACDDDDEWMQGKLTAQVRLMQASPSASACVTGIVIAHEGRELERRAPAHPLELSDMLRDRHIEIHPSAFMVSREHLLSDIGLVDEEIPGGYGEDYEWLLRAARVGPIVSVPEPYVRVYWHDSSFFVSKWDTIEKALTYLLERFPEFETEPAGLARVEGQLAFASAAMGQRRKAVSTAVRSLRRSRTPKQSYAALLVASRLVSADRVVTTARRFGHGI; this is encoded by the coding sequence ATGACGCAGACACCCGAGCTCGCCGAGCCCGCGGGCTCCGACTGGCCGGCTGTGAGCGTCGTCGTGCCGACCGTCGACCGTCCCGAGTGGATGAAGCGGGCGGTCGAGGCGATCATCGGCCAGGACTACCCCGGCACGGTCGAGTGCATCGTCGTCTTCGACGGCACCGAGCCACGCCTCCCTGAGGTCGAGCTGCCGGAGGGCCGCACGCTGCGGGCGGCGGTCAACACGCGTACCCGTGGCCTCGCGGGCAACCGCAACAGCGGCTACCTGGTCGCCACGGGCGAGCTGGTCTGCGCCTGCGACGACGACGACGAGTGGATGCAGGGCAAGCTGACCGCCCAGGTCCGTCTCATGCAGGCGTCGCCGTCGGCCAGCGCCTGCGTGACCGGCATCGTCATCGCCCACGAGGGCCGCGAGCTGGAGCGACGGGCCCCAGCACATCCACTCGAGCTGAGCGACATGCTGCGCGACCGGCACATCGAGATCCACCCCTCGGCCTTCATGGTCTCGAGGGAGCACTTGCTGAGCGACATCGGCCTCGTCGACGAGGAGATCCCCGGCGGCTACGGCGAGGACTACGAGTGGCTTCTGCGCGCGGCGCGCGTCGGTCCGATCGTCTCCGTGCCCGAGCCCTACGTGCGCGTCTACTGGCACGACTCCTCGTTCTTCGTGAGCAAATGGGACACGATCGAGAAGGCGCTCACCTACCTGCTGGAGCGGTTCCCCGAGTTCGAGACCGAGCCCGCCGGGCTGGCGCGCGTCGAGGGCCAGCTCGCCTTCGCCAGCGCAGCCATGGGCCAGCGTCGCAAAGCCGTCTCCACCGCGGTCCGTTCGCTGCGCCGGTCGCGCACGCCCAAGCAGAGCTACGCGGCGCTGCTCGTGGCGAGCCGGCTGGTCTCCGCCGACCGGGTGGTCACCACCGCGCGGCGGTTCGGGCACGGGATCTGA
- a CDS encoding O-antigen ligase family protein → MLRRQASVGAELPAWPFYLLVAGFPVWWVLGFGAFAVAMVAVPMVVLLVMRRTVRVPPAFALWVLFVVWAAAAAIELDSALRLVGFAVRLANYIGAGVVFLYVYNCSERRLPRRSALLAVAGFFAFVVVGGWLGVLIPHGHLTTPAENLLPGSIASNEYVHDLVHPPFAEVQRPYGSPRTFTRPSAPFAYTNGWGCNVALLVPLACAALSATRRARDRALIAGVLCAAVVPAVFTLNRGMYIALGFGLAYAAVRLAWRGHVVPLMGIMTAGVVGAFVASAAGVVSSLNERLHYSETNTGRAQVYREAFDGAVASPLLGNGAPRPSQTLDISIGTQGQVWNVMFSYGFPALFCFIAWLVAAALVSSRRRGVDHVWLHVVPVVALLTIVYYGYDGPQLMLVMVAAALGMRAPDREPAVPALPVAAPVPSLA, encoded by the coding sequence GTGCTACGTCGTCAGGCGAGCGTGGGCGCCGAGCTGCCGGCGTGGCCGTTCTACCTGCTCGTGGCCGGCTTCCCTGTCTGGTGGGTCCTCGGCTTCGGTGCCTTCGCTGTCGCGATGGTGGCGGTGCCCATGGTTGTGCTGCTGGTCATGCGGCGCACGGTGCGCGTGCCGCCCGCTTTCGCGCTCTGGGTGCTCTTCGTCGTGTGGGCAGCCGCGGCCGCCATCGAGCTGGACAGCGCCCTGCGCCTGGTCGGCTTCGCCGTACGCCTGGCCAACTACATCGGTGCGGGTGTGGTGTTCCTCTACGTCTACAACTGCAGCGAGCGCCGCCTCCCTCGCCGCAGTGCCTTGCTCGCCGTTGCCGGCTTCTTCGCCTTCGTCGTGGTCGGCGGCTGGTTGGGCGTGCTCATCCCGCACGGCCACCTAACGACACCGGCCGAGAATCTGCTTCCGGGCAGCATCGCCTCGAACGAGTACGTCCACGACCTAGTGCACCCACCGTTCGCGGAGGTGCAGCGGCCTTATGGCTCACCGCGCACGTTCACCCGACCCAGCGCGCCGTTCGCCTACACCAACGGCTGGGGCTGCAACGTCGCGCTGCTCGTGCCGCTCGCGTGCGCGGCGCTGTCTGCCACGCGGCGTGCGCGGGACCGCGCCCTCATCGCCGGCGTCCTGTGCGCAGCCGTGGTGCCCGCGGTCTTCACGCTCAATCGCGGCATGTACATCGCGCTGGGCTTCGGGTTGGCATACGCAGCGGTGCGGCTCGCGTGGCGCGGCCACGTCGTGCCGCTGATGGGGATCATGACAGCCGGGGTCGTGGGGGCGTTCGTCGCGAGCGCCGCCGGAGTGGTCAGCTCGCTCAACGAGCGGCTGCACTACAGCGAGACCAACACTGGACGGGCACAGGTCTACCGCGAGGCCTTCGACGGCGCGGTCGCCTCTCCGCTGCTCGGCAACGGTGCGCCGCGTCCCTCGCAGACGCTCGACATCTCGATCGGCACCCAGGGCCAGGTCTGGAACGTCATGTTCAGCTACGGCTTCCCGGCGCTGTTCTGCTTCATCGCATGGCTGGTGGCGGCAGCGCTGGTCAGCAGCCGACGGCGCGGCGTCGACCATGTGTGGTTGCACGTCGTGCCCGTCGTGGCGCTGCTGACGATCGTCTACTACGGCTATGACGGCCCCCAGCTGATGCTGGTCATGGTGGCCGCGGCTCTGGGCATGCGCGCCCCCGACCGCGAGCCGGCGGTGCCGGCGCTCCCGGTCGCCGCACCCGTACCGTCCCTCGCCTGA
- the glmS gene encoding glutamine--fructose-6-phosphate transaminase (isomerizing) → MCGIAGYIGHRPAVDVVMAGLRTLEYRGYDSTGVALAFAGKLAVRKRSGKLAVLRDSLAAEPLPPATTGIGHTRWATHGAPSEANAHPHTDATSSIAVIHNGIIENYLELRAELETRSFSMSSQTDSEVVAHLVVDEIQRSGVEVTEAVRRVCRVLRGSFALVVSSAADPEVLVAARRNSPLVIGLGDREHFVASDSAAFLAYTSRAVELADDQVAELRTDGLRVTDLAGAAVAVEAFELERDAASVEKGDYPYFMLKEIAEQPQAVADTLAGSLVDGRVSLPGLGLSEQCIRELTSVVVIACGSSYHAGLIAQQAIERWTDLPVHVEVASEFRYREPKLRSTTLVVAVSQSGESMDTLMALRHAQQAGATVVSICNTRGSSMARESHGVLYTEAGTEIGVAATKTFLTQVAAGYLLALHLAGVRGGQTTDGLIEVAEALADIPRAARQLLATVPQLRALAASLADRDAVLFLGRQLGYPVAMEGALKLKELAYLHAEAFAAGELKHGPIALIEDGLPVVVVMPSASQQPLLHEKMMSNIQEVRARGAVTVVIAEQGDESVDACADAVVRMPTTHFMLAPLLASIPLQILTCELALARGCDVDQPRNLAKSVTVE, encoded by the coding sequence ATGTGCGGCATCGCTGGATACATCGGCCACCGACCGGCAGTCGACGTCGTGATGGCCGGGCTGCGTACGCTGGAGTACCGCGGCTACGACTCGACCGGCGTCGCCCTCGCCTTCGCCGGGAAGCTCGCCGTGCGCAAGCGCTCGGGCAAGCTCGCGGTCCTGCGCGACTCGCTCGCCGCTGAGCCGCTGCCGCCCGCGACCACCGGCATCGGGCACACCCGCTGGGCGACGCACGGCGCGCCGAGCGAGGCCAACGCCCACCCGCACACGGACGCGACGAGCAGCATCGCCGTCATCCACAACGGCATCATCGAGAACTACCTCGAGCTGCGCGCCGAGCTCGAGACCCGCAGCTTCTCCATGTCCTCGCAGACCGACAGCGAGGTCGTCGCCCACCTGGTCGTCGACGAGATCCAGCGCTCCGGCGTGGAGGTCACCGAAGCCGTACGTCGTGTGTGCCGCGTGCTGCGCGGGTCCTTCGCACTCGTCGTCTCCAGCGCCGCGGACCCCGAAGTCCTGGTCGCGGCCCGCCGCAACAGCCCGCTCGTCATCGGGCTCGGCGACCGCGAGCACTTCGTCGCGTCGGACTCCGCCGCCTTCCTCGCCTACACCTCGCGCGCCGTCGAGCTCGCCGACGACCAGGTCGCCGAGCTGCGCACCGACGGGCTCCGCGTCACCGACCTCGCCGGTGCAGCCGTGGCCGTCGAGGCCTTCGAGCTCGAGCGCGACGCCGCGTCCGTGGAGAAGGGCGACTACCCCTACTTCATGCTCAAGGAGATCGCCGAGCAGCCGCAGGCCGTGGCCGACACGCTGGCCGGCTCGCTCGTCGACGGCCGCGTCTCGCTGCCCGGCCTCGGGCTCAGCGAGCAGTGCATCCGCGAGCTCACCTCGGTCGTCGTCATCGCGTGCGGCTCGTCGTACCACGCCGGGCTCATCGCCCAGCAGGCCATCGAGCGCTGGACCGACCTGCCCGTGCACGTCGAGGTCGCCTCGGAGTTCCGCTACCGCGAGCCCAAGCTGCGCAGCACCACGCTCGTCGTCGCCGTGTCGCAGTCGGGCGAGAGCATGGACACGCTGATGGCCCTGCGCCACGCGCAGCAGGCCGGCGCGACCGTCGTGAGCATCTGCAACACGCGCGGCTCCAGCATGGCGCGCGAGTCGCACGGCGTGCTCTACACCGAGGCCGGCACCGAGATCGGCGTCGCCGCCACCAAGACGTTCCTGACCCAGGTGGCCGCGGGATACCTGCTGGCACTGCACCTCGCCGGTGTGCGCGGCGGGCAGACCACTGATGGCCTCATTGAGGTCGCCGAAGCCCTCGCCGACATCCCCCGCGCCGCCCGGCAATTGCTGGCCACCGTGCCGCAGCTGCGGGCGCTGGCCGCCTCGCTGGCCGACCGTGACGCGGTGCTCTTCCTCGGCCGGCAGCTCGGCTACCCCGTCGCCATGGAGGGCGCGCTCAAGCTCAAGGAGCTGGCCTACCTCCACGCTGAGGCGTTCGCCGCCGGCGAGCTCAAGCACGGCCCGATCGCGCTCATCGAGGACGGCCTGCCCGTCGTCGTGGTGATGCCGAGCGCGTCGCAGCAGCCGCTGCTGCACGAGAAGATGATGTCGAACATCCAGGAGGTCCGAGCCCGCGGCGCCGTGACCGTCGTCATCGCCGAGCAGGGCGACGAGTCGGTCGACGCCTGTGCCGACGCCGTCGTGCGGATGCCCACGACGCACTTCATGCTCGCGCCGCTGCTCGCCAGCATCCCGCTGCAGATCCTCACCTGCGAGCTGGCTCTCGCCCGTGGCTGCGACGTCGACCAGCCCCGCAACCTGGCCAAGTCCGTCACCGTCGAGTAG